The genome window GGTGTACATAAAAAACCTCCACTACCGGGCACAGATCGCCAATTTTTTCTTTAATGCCTGAAAGTACCTGCAAAGGGGAATCATGCAATACGTCACACGCCAGCAGCACTTTATCAAGGCCGCGAAATACAGCGCCGGCGGGAACCGCCAGTACCGGAAAATCCAGTTTGCCGATAGCGGCTGTTGTGGTGTTTCCAAAAATGTCCTGTTCGCGGCTTTCGGGCGCCATTCCCATAATTACCAGTGCTGCGTTGTGTTTTTCTACCAGTGCTTTGATGTTATCTTCCACAAAAGCATAAGCGGTTTCATGGCCGGCTATGATGCCATATTCAGCAGCAACACGTTCGGCAGCAGCCCTCAACCGGTCATTGTTCTCCTTTTCAAGCGCCGTAATGCTCGATGAGGGCAGCAGGGTGTTTGAGGCAGGCACAGAAAGTTTAAAAGCATTAAAAAGCAGCAGCCTGGCGTTGTAATATTTAGCCATTGCCGCGGCATAAGCCACGGCGTTTTCAGCAATGGGCGAATAATCTGTGGTGACAATTATGGTGTTCATATCAGTAGTTTATTTGTAGTTGATGAGCGGCATACTATTGTTTTACAACACAAGTCCGTTTCGTACTACAAGAATAATCAACTGCATGGCCGGGAGAAATGACGGCAGGCACCGGGTTTGCTGATGCATATCATATTTTAAGGAGCCGGGCATTGGTTTCGGGTTGATGTCCACACCTGTTCCACTTGTTCCACCGGCCAAATCCTGTTCCATTTGTTCCGTTTGTTTCACCTGATCACACTTGTTCCGCGGAACAAGCGGGGCGGCGGCTTACGGACTTGTTTCTTCGCGCTTTTAAAACAGAAAAAGGCGTTTTCCACAATCCATTATATTTAAGGATGATTATAGTAACATTGCAAACAAGATGGCAGACATGAACCCGGTGATGCAGCTCGCCTATGATTACCTGGAAATGACCAATACGGTGGTGTTCCTTACGGGTAAAGCAGGCACGGGCAAAACCACTTTTTTACAGCGGATAAGACAGGAACTTAAAAAGAAACTGGCTGTGGTTGCGCCTACCGGTGTGGCAGCAATTAATGCAGGCGGCATGACCATCCATTCCATGTTCCAGCTACCTTTCGGGCCAATGCTTCCAGGGGGCACCGAGCGCCCGGAGGTGCATTACAGTCCGGAAAAAAAGGAGCTGCTGCTGAACCTGGAATTGCTGGTGATTGATGAGGTGAGTATGGTACGGCCCGATGTGCTGGACCAGATAGACCTGATCCTGCGCAATGTAAAGGGTTCGGCCCATCCTTTCGGCGGCGTCCAGCTGCTGCTCATCGGTGATCTGTCGCAGCTAAGCCCGATCATCCGTGAAGAGGAATGGGGCATCCTGAGGCCTTACTATTCCACGCCTTATTTTTTCAGCAGTTTGGTGATGCAGAAAGCTCCCTACGTGCGGATTGAGCTGGATCATGTGTACCGCCAAAAGGACCAGGCTTTTGTGGATATCCTGAACGAGGTGCGCAACCAGGAAATAAGCGCCACCAGTTTGGCCTTGCTGAATGAACGGTATGTGGCAGACTTCAGGCCATCTGCTGATGATCCCTATATCACCTTAACTACGCACAACGGCATTGCCCAGCACCTGAACCAGCAATTGCTGGAAACGCTGCCCGGCGAAGAAGTTGAATTTAAAGCCACCATTCGCGGTGAGTTCCCGAGGGATGCCTATCCAACGGAAACAAACCTGAAGCTCAAGATCGGGGCGCAGGTAATGTTTGTGAAAAATGACGGTTCGGCCGAAAAGCTGTTTTATAACGGGAAGATCGGTACCGTGACTGCTATCTCTGGAAAT of Mucilaginibacter xinganensis contains these proteins:
- a CDS encoding universal stress protein encodes the protein MNTIIVTTDYSPIAENAVAYAAAMAKYYNARLLLFNAFKLSVPASNTLLPSSSITALEKENNDRLRAAAERVAAEYGIIAGHETAYAFVEDNIKALVEKHNAALVIMGMAPESREQDIFGNTTTAAIGKLDFPVLAVPAGAVFRGLDKVLLACDVLHDSPLQVLSGIKEKIGDLCPVVEVFYVHQDIGKTDTEIRREKTGDITYLYKDVQSDNIVKAIKNEVIASSADLLIMVPGKYGFWSSLVHRSKTRKMASGLTIPLLAVPHPVCVAAG